A genomic region of Streptomyces sp. NBC_00247 contains the following coding sequences:
- a CDS encoding DUF4129 domain-containing protein: MSGAGGTITSGPQLWAGPRRADIPVDTPRVPAREAAETELSKGMYHEGDPGLLEQAFDSCWNWVRGLFDTVSGVVPGGPLGVIVLVLLASGLVVALWWRLGTPPRPAVSAKPLFRESGPRGAAAHRAAAETHAAALRWTEAVQERTRAIVRSLEERALLAPRPGHTADEAAAEAGRRLPDHAARLRAAAHTFDALTYGGRTADESAYLTVRTLDDDIEATRPAAAGTAVTTGAAG; the protein is encoded by the coding sequence ATGAGCGGGGCGGGGGGCACCATCACGTCAGGCCCACAGCTGTGGGCCGGTCCGAGACGCGCGGACATACCCGTGGACACGCCACGGGTTCCCGCGAGGGAGGCGGCGGAGACAGAACTGTCCAAGGGGATGTACCACGAAGGCGACCCCGGCCTGCTGGAACAGGCTTTCGACTCCTGTTGGAACTGGGTCCGCGGGCTCTTCGACACGGTCTCCGGCGTCGTGCCCGGGGGGCCGTTGGGCGTCATCGTGCTGGTGCTCCTGGCCTCCGGCCTGGTGGTCGCCCTCTGGTGGCGGCTGGGCACACCGCCGCGGCCGGCCGTCTCGGCGAAACCTCTTTTCCGGGAGAGCGGTCCGCGCGGCGCGGCCGCGCACCGCGCCGCTGCCGAGACCCACGCAGCCGCTCTCCGCTGGACCGAGGCGGTCCAGGAACGCACCCGCGCGATCGTCCGCTCCCTGGAGGAACGCGCGCTGCTCGCTCCCCGCCCCGGCCACACGGCCGACGAGGCCGCCGCGGAGGCCGGACGCCGCCTGCCGGACCACGCGGCCCGTCTGCGCGCGGCGGCCCACACGTTCGACGCCCTCACGTACGGCGGCCGTACGGCCGACGAGAGCGCGTACCTCACCGTGCGCACACTCGACGACGACATCGAAGCGACGCGGCCGGCGGCCGCTGGTACCGCCGTCACGACGGGAGCCGCCGGATGA
- a CDS encoding stage II sporulation protein M — translation MDLDVFATAHRAEWDRLEMLLKLGRRLSGTEADELVVLYQRTATHLSLIHSQAPDPAIEGRLTRLVARARSTVTGTRKASWRDVTRFLTAGFPAAVYRARHWWGPTAVLSTLLTVLIGWWIGTHPEIQASLGAPDDLRELTRPGGEYETYYSSHPAASFAAQVWTNNAQAAAMCLVLGAFFCLPVIWILFTNVLNVAAGIGLMSSAGRLDTFLGLILPHGLLELTAVFVAAGTGLKLGWTLIDPGPRSRRDALAEEGRAALGMAIGLALVLFVSGLIEGFVTPSGLPTWARIAIGVVAELAFLAYVRVLGGRAVRAGDTGDVAVSERGASLPTAA, via the coding sequence ATGGACCTCGATGTCTTCGCCACCGCCCATCGCGCCGAGTGGGATCGCCTGGAAATGCTGCTGAAACTGGGGCGCAGGCTCAGCGGTACCGAGGCGGACGAGCTGGTCGTGCTCTATCAGAGGACGGCCACGCATCTCTCCCTGATCCACTCCCAGGCGCCGGACCCGGCCATCGAGGGCCGACTGACCCGGCTCGTGGCCCGCGCCCGGTCCACCGTGACCGGCACCCGCAAGGCGTCGTGGCGGGACGTGACGCGCTTCCTCACGGCCGGATTCCCCGCCGCGGTCTACCGTGCCCGCCACTGGTGGGGACCCACGGCGGTGCTCTCCACCCTTCTCACCGTGCTCATCGGCTGGTGGATCGGTACGCACCCCGAGATCCAGGCCTCCCTGGGCGCCCCCGACGACCTGCGCGAACTCACCCGGCCGGGCGGGGAGTACGAGACCTACTACTCCAGCCACCCCGCAGCCTCCTTCGCCGCCCAGGTGTGGACGAACAACGCCCAGGCCGCGGCCATGTGCCTGGTCCTCGGCGCGTTCTTCTGCCTGCCGGTGATCTGGATCCTCTTCACCAACGTGCTCAACGTCGCGGCCGGCATCGGCTTGATGTCGTCCGCCGGCCGGCTGGACACCTTCCTCGGGCTGATCCTGCCGCACGGTCTCCTCGAACTCACCGCGGTGTTCGTGGCGGCCGGCACGGGTCTCAAGCTCGGCTGGACGCTCATCGACCCCGGCCCCCGCTCCCGCCGCGACGCGCTCGCGGAGGAGGGCCGGGCCGCCCTCGGCATGGCCATCGGCCTTGCCCTGGTCCTCTTCGTGTCCGGACTCATCGAAGGGTTCGTGACACCCTCCGGTCTTCCCACCTGGGCCAGGATCGCCATCGGCGTCGTCGCCGAGCTGGCCTTCCTGGCCTACGTGCGGGTCCTGGGCGGTCGCGCGGTCAGGGCCGGCGACACCGGCGACGTCGCGGTCTCCGAACGCGGTGCCTCGTTGCCGACGGCCGCGTGA
- a CDS encoding DUF4350 domain-containing protein produces MTGPTKAASPAAGGETVSASQDTRAASGSAGTDGASAPTSLAATPAQLWKRARGFLVVLLVLIVGGITIAALRSGSHHGMLDPRSADPEGSRAVAELLRQRGVSVDVVTTLDDAVSAAGPDSTLLVAGPDLLTEFQQERLWEATSGSGGRTVLIAPGSPSVPALAPGVRVGTAVEVAARTPACPLPAARRAGTADLGGATYEAEGPGATGCYPAHGLTPLLVVPRHDGETVLLGSPDILFNRRLAHEGNASLALQLLGSRTHLVWYLPSLADPSASENGRDTDDGGDTGQDRPTDDEGEGHRTAGDPGQNQRTDGGSHRDHETGGDSGGEDQDGFFGLVPPGWLWGTLQLAVAALLAAAWRGRRFGPLVTEKLPVAVHASEATEGHARLYRRAGARDRAAALLRESARTRLAPLVGISPRDAHSPDVLVPALSARLPAGGALDALLFGPTPDDDTALVRLADQLDALEREVRTS; encoded by the coding sequence ATGACCGGTCCCACGAAGGCCGCCTCCCCCGCCGCGGGCGGGGAAACCGTCTCCGCCTCCCAGGACACCCGTGCCGCCTCCGGCTCGGCGGGTACGGACGGCGCGTCCGCTCCCACGTCCCTGGCCGCGACCCCTGCGCAGCTCTGGAAGCGCGCCCGCGGCTTCCTGGTGGTCCTGCTCGTCCTGATCGTCGGGGGTATCACCATCGCCGCCCTGCGGTCCGGCTCCCACCACGGGATGCTCGACCCCCGGTCGGCCGATCCGGAAGGCAGCAGGGCCGTGGCGGAGCTCCTCCGGCAACGCGGCGTCAGCGTCGACGTGGTCACCACGCTCGACGACGCCGTCTCCGCGGCCGGCCCCGACAGCACGCTCCTGGTCGCCGGACCGGACCTGCTCACCGAGTTCCAGCAGGAGCGCCTGTGGGAGGCCACCTCCGGCTCCGGGGGCCGTACCGTCCTGATCGCCCCGGGATCCCCGTCCGTGCCCGCGCTCGCCCCGGGTGTGCGTGTGGGAACCGCCGTCGAGGTGGCAGCACGCACCCCGGCTTGTCCGTTGCCGGCCGCGCGCCGGGCGGGCACGGCCGACCTGGGCGGGGCCACCTACGAAGCAGAGGGCCCCGGAGCCACCGGCTGCTACCCGGCCCACGGCCTCACCCCGCTCCTCGTCGTCCCGCGGCACGACGGCGAGACGGTCCTGCTCGGCTCCCCCGACATCCTGTTCAACCGGCGCCTCGCCCATGAGGGCAACGCCTCGCTCGCCCTGCAACTCCTCGGCTCCCGTACTCATCTCGTCTGGTACCTCCCTTCTCTCGCCGACCCCTCCGCCTCGGAGAACGGTCGGGACACGGATGACGGTGGTGACACCGGCCAGGACCGCCCGACCGATGACGAAGGGGAGGGGCACCGCACCGCTGGCGACCCGGGTCAGAATCAGCGGACCGATGGTGGCTCCCACCGGGACCACGAGACCGGCGGGGACTCCGGTGGGGAGGACCAGGACGGCTTCTTCGGTCTGGTCCCGCCCGGCTGGTTGTGGGGCACGCTCCAACTCGCCGTCGCCGCTCTGCTCGCGGCCGCTTGGCGCGGCCGCAGATTCGGTCCGCTGGTGACCGAGAAGCTGCCGGTCGCCGTCCACGCCTCCGAGGCGACGGAGGGCCATGCCCGCCTCTACCGGAGGGCCGGCGCCCGCGACCGTGCCGCCGCCCTGCTCCGCGAGTCGGCCCGCACCCGCCTCGCTCCACTCGTGGGAATCTCCCCCCGCGACGCGCACTCCCCGGACGTGCTCGTCCCCGCACTCTCCGCCCGGCTTCCCGCCGGCGGCGCACTCGATGCCCTGCTCTTCGGCCCGACTCCGGACGACGACACCGCACTTGTACGCCTGGCCGACCAACTCGACGCCCTCGAAAGAGAGGTACGCACGTCATGA
- a CDS encoding AAA family ATPase, producing the protein MSAPTPAISGTFAAPTNSDAARASLEALRSEIAKAVVGQDPAVTGLVVALLCRGHVLLEGVPGVAKTLLVRALAASLELETKRVQFTPDLMPSDVTGSLVYDARTAEFSFQAGPVFTNLLIADEINRTPPKTQSSLLEAMEERQVSVDGTPRPLPDPFLVVATQNPVEYEGTYPLPEAQLDRFLLKLTVPLPTREEEINVLTRHAEGFNPRDLKAAGISPVAGPADLEAARDAVALTSISPEVAGYVVDLCRATRESPSLALGVSPRGATALLSAARAWAWLTGRDYVIPDDVKALALPALRHRIQLRPEAEMEGVTPDAVITSVLAFVPVPR; encoded by the coding sequence ATGAGCGCCCCGACCCCGGCGATATCAGGGACCTTCGCGGCCCCTACGAACTCCGACGCCGCCCGCGCATCACTCGAAGCCCTGCGCTCCGAGATCGCCAAGGCCGTGGTCGGTCAGGACCCGGCCGTCACCGGACTCGTCGTCGCTCTGCTCTGCCGGGGACACGTCCTCCTCGAGGGCGTCCCCGGTGTGGCCAAGACCTTGCTGGTCCGAGCCTTGGCCGCTTCCCTCGAACTTGAGACCAAGCGCGTCCAGTTCACCCCCGACCTGATGCCCAGCGACGTCACCGGGTCGCTCGTCTACGACGCCCGCACCGCCGAGTTCTCCTTCCAGGCGGGGCCGGTCTTCACCAATCTGCTGATCGCCGACGAGATCAACCGCACGCCCCCGAAGACCCAGTCCTCCCTCCTGGAGGCCATGGAGGAGCGTCAGGTCAGCGTCGACGGAACCCCTCGCCCGCTCCCCGACCCCTTCCTCGTCGTCGCGACCCAGAACCCGGTGGAGTACGAGGGCACCTACCCTCTCCCCGAGGCCCAACTGGACCGCTTCCTTCTCAAGCTGACGGTGCCTCTCCCCACCCGGGAGGAAGAGATCAACGTCCTCACCCGTCACGCCGAGGGTTTCAACCCGCGTGACCTGAAGGCGGCTGGCATTTCTCCCGTCGCAGGTCCGGCCGACCTGGAGGCCGCCCGCGACGCGGTCGCCCTGACTTCGATCTCCCCCGAGGTCGCCGGTTATGTCGTCGACCTCTGCCGCGCCACCCGTGAGTCCCCCTCACTCGCTCTCGGTGTCTCCCCCCGTGGCGCCACCGCGCTGTTGTCCGCCGCCCGTGCGTGGGCCTGGCTCACCGGCAGGGACTACGTCATCCCCGACGACGTGAAAGCCCTCGCCCTGCCCGCCCTCCGTCACCGCATCCAGCTCCGCCCCGAAGCCGAGATGGAGGGCGTCACTCCGGACGCCGTCATCACCTCGGTCCTCGCTTTCGTGCCCGTCCCCCGATGA
- the manA gene encoding mannose-6-phosphate isomerase, class I produces MDRLSNTVRPYAWGSTTAIPELLGTPPTGEPQAEMWMGAHPGAPSLLTRDGAELPLDQVIASDPARELGAATVEKFGPRLPFLLKLLAAGAPLSLQVHPDLTQARLGFADEEARAIPLDAPHRTYRDANHKPELICALTPFEGLCGFRRPDEAAALLEALGVDSLKPYADLLRAHPEEAALREVLTAILTADPEEMAATVGEAAAAAERLGGPHAPYAEIARHYPGDAGVIAAMLLNHVRLQPGEALYLGAGVPHAYLDGLGVEIMANSDNVLRCGLTPKHIDVPELLRVVRFEATEPGVLRPEAAPSGEEPYETPVDEFRLSRFDLPPGAAPVDLTAATPQILLCTAGSLRTGDLDLVPGGSVFVPAGETVETSGNGTLFRATVVA; encoded by the coding sequence ATGGACCGGCTCTCCAACACCGTGCGCCCCTACGCCTGGGGCTCCACCACGGCCATCCCCGAGCTGCTCGGCACCCCACCCACCGGGGAGCCGCAGGCCGAGATGTGGATGGGAGCCCACCCCGGAGCGCCGTCCCTGCTCACCCGTGACGGCGCCGAACTCCCTCTCGACCAGGTCATCGCCTCCGACCCCGCCCGCGAACTCGGTGCCGCGACCGTCGAGAAGTTCGGCCCCCGCCTCCCCTTCCTCCTCAAGCTCCTCGCCGCCGGAGCCCCGCTCTCCCTTCAGGTCCACCCCGACCTGACGCAGGCCCGGCTCGGCTTCGCCGACGAGGAGGCCCGCGCCATCCCGCTCGACGCCCCCCACCGCACGTACCGGGACGCCAACCACAAGCCCGAACTGATCTGCGCCCTCACCCCCTTCGAGGGCCTCTGCGGTTTCCGCCGGCCCGACGAGGCCGCCGCCCTGCTGGAGGCGCTCGGCGTCGACTCCCTCAAGCCGTACGCCGACCTGCTGCGAGCCCACCCCGAGGAGGCCGCCCTCCGCGAGGTGCTCACCGCGATCCTCACCGCCGACCCGGAGGAGATGGCCGCGACCGTCGGGGAGGCAGCCGCCGCCGCCGAACGCCTGGGGGGCCCGCACGCCCCGTACGCCGAGATCGCCCGCCACTACCCGGGCGACGCCGGGGTCATCGCCGCGATGCTCCTCAACCACGTACGGCTCCAGCCCGGCGAGGCGCTCTACCTCGGCGCGGGCGTCCCGCACGCCTACCTCGACGGCCTCGGCGTCGAGATCATGGCCAACTCGGACAACGTCCTGCGCTGCGGACTCACCCCCAAGCACATCGACGTACCCGAACTCCTGCGCGTCGTGCGCTTTGAAGCCACCGAGCCGGGCGTACTGCGCCCCGAGGCCGCACCTTCCGGCGAGGAGCCGTACGAGACCCCGGTCGACGAGTTCCGGCTCTCCCGCTTCGACCTCCCGCCGGGCGCGGCCCCCGTCGATCTGACGGCCGCCACCCCGCAGATCCTGCTCTGCACCGCCGGCTCGCTCCGGACCGGTGACCTGGACCTCGTCCCGGGCGGCTCGGTCTTCGTCCCGGCAGGCGAAACAGTCGAAACCTCGGGTAACGGCACACTCTTCCGGGCAACCGTGGTGGCCTGA
- a CDS encoding RDD family protein, with the protein MSELVTGDAVVLELRPARLPSRALAQAVDTALLLTVFLLLTLALTLATATLDDAAVAAVSVASFLLVLVGGPIAVETLSHGRSLGKLACGLRVVREDGGPIAFRHALVRGAMGVVEVLATFGGVAAIASLVSARGRRLGDVFAGTIVVRERVPKDRSLAVQPPPPWLGNRFAQLDLSAVPDDFWPAARSYVSRLHQLDPAVGQALGRRLADELTARTALPPPAGVPHAAYVAAVLHERRVREARRYEARRAPSAGHAPGPVPHAVSAETAWRAPVPAAGGAAGRGAPGSAPGAGRGALPGRPAPPSPSGAYVRPGPGVPDAGGTPAPPAAHAVPTGFAPPA; encoded by the coding sequence ATGAGCGAACTCGTGACCGGGGACGCGGTGGTGCTGGAGCTCAGACCGGCCCGGCTGCCGAGCAGGGCGTTGGCGCAGGCCGTCGACACCGCGCTGCTGCTGACCGTCTTCCTGCTGCTCACCCTCGCGCTCACCCTCGCCACCGCGACGCTCGACGACGCGGCCGTGGCGGCCGTCTCGGTGGCGTCGTTCCTCCTGGTGCTGGTGGGCGGGCCCATCGCGGTGGAGACCCTGAGCCACGGCCGTTCCCTGGGGAAACTCGCCTGTGGTCTGCGGGTGGTGCGCGAGGACGGGGGGCCCATCGCGTTCCGGCACGCGCTGGTGCGCGGGGCGATGGGTGTCGTCGAGGTCCTGGCGACCTTCGGCGGGGTGGCCGCGATCGCTTCCCTGGTCTCCGCCAGGGGCCGGCGGCTCGGTGACGTGTTCGCCGGGACGATCGTCGTACGGGAACGGGTGCCGAAGGACCGTTCCCTGGCTGTGCAGCCACCTCCGCCGTGGCTGGGGAACCGTTTCGCCCAGCTGGATCTGTCGGCGGTCCCGGACGATTTCTGGCCGGCCGCGCGGAGTTACGTGTCCCGCCTGCACCAGCTCGATCCCGCCGTGGGGCAGGCGCTCGGCCGGCGGCTCGCCGACGAGCTGACGGCCAGGACGGCACTGCCGCCACCGGCGGGAGTCCCCCACGCCGCCTACGTCGCCGCGGTGCTGCACGAACGCCGGGTCCGCGAGGCACGACGGTACGAGGCGCGACGGGCGCCGTCGGCCGGGCACGCGCCGGGCCCTGTCCCGCACGCCGTGTCGGCGGAGACGGCTTGGCGGGCGCCCGTACCGGCGGCCGGCGGGGCGGCGGGGCGGGGTGCGCCCGGGAGTGCTCCCGGAGCCGGCCGGGGAGCCTTGCCCGGCCGGCCCGCGCCCCCCTCGCCGTCGGGGGCGTACGTACGGCCCGGCCCGGGCGTCCCGGACGCCGGGGGCACTCCGGCGCCGCCCGCCGCGCACGCCGTCCCGACCGGGTTCGCACCGCCGGCCTGA
- a CDS encoding DUF58 domain-containing protein — MPLTGRAALLAAVGSLPVGVLAPSWAGMLAVNAPLSLAILCDYALAAPVRSLRFTRSGDTSVRLGDSASVQLTVTNSSRRRLRAELRDAWSPSSGASAAETGSSRQSVSVAAGEARRLTMLLRPTRRGDRVPDRVTVRSSGPLGLVSRQGYHRVPWNVRVFPPFSSRKHLPSRLARLRDLDGRTSTLSRGQGTEFDSLRPYVPGDDTRSIDWRATARQTAVAVRTWRPERDRHILIVLDTGRTSAGRVGDVPRLDAAMDAALLLTALAGRAGDQVNLLAYDRRVRAQVRTTGTGALAKVVDAMATLEPELVETDPRGMSTAALAAAPKRSLIVVLTTLDGAPTEEGLLTVLPQLTRRHTVIVAAVSDPRVEEMAHRRGSAEAVYEAAAGIRTQAQRLLVSERLQRHGAVVVDALPESLAPALADAYLALKAAGRL; from the coding sequence ATGCCCCTCACCGGAAGAGCCGCGCTGCTGGCCGCTGTGGGGTCACTGCCTGTAGGCGTCCTGGCCCCCAGCTGGGCCGGGATGCTCGCGGTCAATGCCCCCCTCTCGCTAGCCATTCTGTGCGACTACGCCCTGGCAGCGCCAGTGCGAAGCCTGCGCTTCACCCGATCTGGTGATACATCAGTTCGACTTGGTGACAGCGCTTCGGTGCAACTCACCGTGACCAACAGTTCGCGTCGCCGTCTGCGCGCCGAACTCCGCGACGCCTGGTCCCCGAGCAGTGGAGCCTCGGCCGCGGAGACCGGCTCATCCCGGCAATCGGTCTCCGTCGCCGCCGGCGAGGCCCGGCGGCTCACCATGCTGCTCCGGCCGACCCGGCGAGGGGATCGTGTCCCCGATCGAGTGACGGTCAGGTCGTCGGGCCCACTGGGGCTCGTGTCGCGCCAGGGCTACCACCGGGTCCCGTGGAACGTGCGGGTCTTTCCGCCGTTCTCCAGCCGTAAGCACCTGCCCTCCCGTCTCGCGCGCCTCCGCGACCTCGACGGGCGCACGAGCACGCTGAGCCGCGGCCAGGGGACCGAGTTCGACAGTCTCCGTCCGTACGTGCCGGGTGACGACACCCGGTCCATCGACTGGCGGGCCACGGCTCGGCAGACCGCGGTGGCCGTACGGACCTGGCGCCCCGAACGCGACCGGCACATTCTGATCGTCCTCGACACCGGCCGCACTTCGGCCGGCCGGGTCGGTGACGTGCCTCGGCTCGACGCCGCGATGGACGCCGCTCTCCTGCTCACCGCGCTGGCCGGACGGGCGGGGGACCAGGTGAATCTCCTCGCCTACGACCGGCGGGTACGGGCTCAGGTCCGCACCACCGGCACAGGGGCGCTGGCGAAGGTGGTCGACGCCATGGCGACGCTGGAACCCGAGCTGGTGGAGACTGACCCTCGTGGGATGAGCACCGCCGCTCTGGCCGCCGCTCCGAAGCGGTCCCTGATCGTGGTGCTGACGACACTGGACGGGGCTCCGACGGAGGAGGGCCTGCTGACCGTCCTTCCGCAGCTCACCAGGCGCCACACCGTGATCGTGGCGGCCGTGTCGGATCCCCGGGTCGAGGAGATGGCACACCGCAGAGGTTCTGCGGAAGCTGTCTACGAGGCCGCGGCCGGCATCCGCACCCAGGCCCAGCGCCTGCTCGTCTCGGAACGGCTCCAGCGCCACGGCGCCGTCGTGGTGGACGCGCTGCCGGAGAGCCTGGCGCCGGCGCTGGCCGACGCCTACCTCGCACTGAAAGCAGCCGGTCGGCTCTGA
- the ahcY gene encoding adenosylhomocysteinase: MTTVSQNQDFKVADLSLAVFGRKEITLAEHEMPGLMSIRKEYAAAQPLAGARITGSLHMTVQTAVLIETLVALGADVRWASCNIFSTQDHAAAAIAVGPTGTPEAPAGVPVFAWKGETLEEYWWCTEQALTWPNTPTGGPNMILDDGGDATLLVHKGVEFEKAGAAPDPSTADSEEYAHILTLLNRTLGESPQKWTQLASEIRGVTEETTTGVHRLYEMHRDGTLLFPAINVNDAVTKSKFDNKYGCRHSLIDGINRATDVLIGGKTAVVCGYGDVGKGCAESLRGQGARVIITEIDPICALQAAMDGYQVATLDDVVEQADIFVTTTGNKDIIMASDMARMKHQAIVGNIGHFDNEIDMAGLAKIDGIVKDEVKPQVHTWTFPDGKVLIVLSEGRLLNLGNATGHPSFVMSNSFADQTLAQIELFTKPEEYPTDVYVLPKHLDEKVARLHLAALGVRLTTLRPEQAAYIGVEVDGPYKSDHYRY, translated from the coding sequence ATGACGACGGTCAGCCAGAACCAGGACTTCAAGGTCGCCGACCTCTCCCTCGCGGTGTTCGGCCGCAAGGAGATCACCCTCGCCGAGCACGAGATGCCCGGCCTGATGTCGATCCGCAAGGAGTACGCCGCCGCGCAGCCGCTGGCCGGCGCGCGCATCACCGGCTCGCTGCACATGACCGTGCAGACCGCCGTGCTCATCGAGACCCTCGTCGCCCTCGGCGCCGACGTCCGCTGGGCCTCCTGCAACATCTTCTCCACCCAGGACCACGCGGCCGCCGCCATCGCCGTCGGCCCGACCGGTACCCCCGAGGCTCCGGCCGGCGTCCCCGTCTTCGCCTGGAAGGGCGAGACGCTGGAGGAGTACTGGTGGTGCACCGAGCAGGCCCTGACCTGGCCGAACACCCCCACCGGCGGCCCGAACATGATCCTGGACGACGGCGGTGACGCCACCCTCCTGGTCCACAAGGGCGTCGAGTTCGAGAAGGCCGGCGCGGCCCCGGACCCGTCCACCGCGGACAGCGAGGAGTACGCCCACATCCTCACCCTCCTCAACCGCACCCTCGGCGAGTCCCCGCAGAAGTGGACCCAGCTCGCGTCCGAGATCCGCGGTGTCACCGAGGAGACGACCACGGGCGTCCACCGCCTGTACGAGATGCACCGCGACGGCACTCTCCTGTTCCCGGCGATCAACGTCAACGACGCCGTCACCAAGTCGAAGTTCGACAACAAGTACGGCTGCCGCCACTCCCTGATCGACGGCATCAACCGCGCCACCGACGTCCTCATCGGCGGCAAGACCGCCGTCGTCTGCGGCTACGGCGACGTGGGCAAGGGCTGCGCCGAGTCCCTGCGCGGCCAGGGCGCCCGCGTGATCATCACCGAGATCGACCCGATCTGCGCGCTCCAGGCGGCCATGGACGGCTACCAGGTCGCGACCCTGGACGACGTCGTCGAGCAGGCCGACATCTTCGTCACCACGACGGGCAACAAGGACATCATCATGGCGTCCGACATGGCCCGGATGAAGCACCAGGCGATCGTCGGCAACATCGGCCACTTCGACAACGAGATCGACATGGCCGGCCTGGCCAAGATCGACGGCATCGTCAAGGACGAGGTCAAGCCGCAGGTCCACACCTGGACCTTCCCGGACGGCAAGGTCCTGATCGTCCTCTCCGAGGGCCGCCTGCTGAACCTCGGCAACGCGACCGGTCACCCCTCCTTCGTCATGTCCAACTCCTTCGCGGACCAGACCCTGGCCCAGATCGAGCTGTTCACGAAGCCGGAGGAGTACCCGACCGACGTCTACGTGCTCCCGAAGCACCTCGACGAGAAGGTCGCCCGCCTCCACCTGGCCGCGCTGGGCGTCAGGCTCACGACGCTCCGCCCGGAGCAGGCCGCCTACATCGGCGTCGAGGTCGACGGCCCGTACAAGTCCGACCACTACCGCTACTGA
- a CDS encoding cation diffusion facilitator family transporter — MSASGGTKAIVAALSANLAIAAAKFVAFLFSGSSSMLAESVHSLADSGNQGLLLLGGKKAQRQATPEHPFGYGRERYIYAFLVSIVLFSVGGMFAVYEGYEKIKHPHPIEAWYWPVGVLVFAIIAEGFSFRTAITESNQTRGTMSWTDFIRRAKAPELPVVLLEDFGALIGLVLALGGVGLALATDDGVWDGIGTLCIGVLLIVIALVLAAETKSLLLGESAGPEQIEKIKAAVVDGDTVTGIIHMRTLHLGPEELLVAAKIAVQHDDTATEVANAINAAETRIRAAVPIARVIYLEPDIYSADAASTGTNPGRSTLAEDAEQPSGGSSVPEGRADSEGENPSGPGH; from the coding sequence ATGAGCGCGTCAGGCGGAACCAAGGCGATCGTGGCGGCACTCTCCGCCAACCTCGCCATCGCGGCGGCCAAATTCGTGGCGTTCCTCTTCAGTGGCTCCTCGTCGATGCTCGCTGAGAGCGTCCACTCGCTGGCCGACTCCGGCAACCAGGGACTCCTGCTGCTCGGAGGGAAGAAGGCACAACGCCAGGCCACCCCCGAGCACCCCTTCGGCTACGGGCGCGAGAGGTACATCTACGCCTTCCTCGTCTCCATCGTCCTGTTCTCGGTCGGTGGCATGTTCGCGGTCTACGAGGGCTACGAGAAGATCAAGCACCCGCACCCCATCGAGGCCTGGTACTGGCCGGTGGGCGTGCTGGTCTTCGCGATCATCGCCGAGGGATTCTCGTTCCGTACGGCGATCACCGAGTCCAACCAGACCCGCGGCACGATGAGCTGGACGGACTTCATCCGCCGAGCCAAGGCCCCCGAGCTCCCCGTCGTACTGCTGGAGGACTTCGGCGCGCTCATCGGCCTGGTCCTCGCCCTCGGCGGCGTCGGCCTCGCGCTCGCCACCGACGACGGCGTCTGGGACGGCATCGGCACCCTCTGCATCGGCGTCCTGCTCATCGTCATCGCGCTGGTGCTCGCCGCCGAGACGAAGTCCCTGCTCCTCGGCGAGTCGGCCGGTCCCGAGCAGATCGAGAAGATCAAGGCCGCCGTCGTCGACGGTGACACGGTGACCGGCATCATCCACATGCGCACCCTCCACCTCGGCCCCGAGGAACTGCTCGTCGCCGCCAAGATCGCCGTCCAGCACGACGACACCGCGACCGAGGTCGCCAACGCGATCAACGCCGCCGAGACCCGCATCCGCGCGGCGGTGCCGATCGCCCGCGTCATCTACCTGGAGCCCGACATCTACAGCGCCGACGCCGCGTCGACGGGCACCAACCCCGGCCGGTCCACCCTGGCCGAGGACGCCGAACAGCCCTCCGGCGGCTCCAGTGTCCCGGAGGGCCGGGCGGACTCCGAGGGCGAGAACCCTTCCGGCCCCGGGCACTGA